A section of the Drosophila suzukii mitochondrion, complete genome genome encodes:
- the ATP6 gene encoding ATP synthase F0 subunit 6: MMTNLFSVFDPSAIFNLSLNWLSTFLGLLMIPSIYWLMPSRYNIFWNSILLTLHKEFKTLLGPSGHNGSTFIFISLFSLILFNNFMGLFPYIFTSTSHLTLTLSLALPLWLCFMLYGWINHTQHMFAHLVPQGTPAVLMPFMVCIETISNIIRPGTLAVRLTANMIAGHLLLTLLGNTGPSMSYLLVTFLLMAQIALLILESAVAMIQSYVFAVLSTLYSSEVN; this comes from the coding sequence ATGATAACAAATTTATTTTCTGTATTTGACCCTTCAGCTATTTTTAATTTATCATTAAATTGATTAAGAACATTCTTAGGACTTTTAATAATCCCTTCAATTTATTGATTAATACCTTCTCGATACAACATTTTTTGAAATTCTATTTTATTAACACTTCACAAAGAATTCAAAACTTTATTAGGACCTTCAGGTCATAATGGATCTACATTTATTTTTATTTCATTATTTTCATTAATTTTATTTAATAATTTTATAGGATTATTCCCATATATTTTTACAAGAACAAGTCATTTAACTTTAACTTTATCTTTAGCTTTACCTTTATGATTATGTTTTATATTATATGGATGAATTAATCATACACAACATATATTTGCCCATTTAGTGCCACAAGGAACACCAGCAGTTCTTATACCATTTATAGTATGTATTGAAACTATTAGAAATATTATTCGACCAGGAACATTAGCTGTTCGATTAACAGCTAATATAATTGCTGGACATCTATTACTAACTTTATTGGGAAATACAGGACCTTCTATATCTTATTTATTAGTAACATTTTTATTAATAGCTCAAATTGCTCTACTAATTTTAGAATCAGCTGTAGCTATAATTCAATCATATGTATTTGCAGTATTAAGAACTTTATACTCTAGAGAAGTAAATTAA
- the ATP8 gene encoding ATP synthase F0 subunit 8, with product MPQMAPISWLLLFIIFSITFILFCSINYYSYMPTSPKSNELKNINLNSMNWKW from the coding sequence ATCCCACAAATAGCCCCAATTAGATGATTATTACTATTCATTATTTTTTCTATCACATTTATTTTATTTTGTTCAATTAATTATTATTCTTATATGCCAACTTCACCTAAATCAAATGAATTAAAAAATATTAATTTAAATTCAATAAATTGAAAATGATAA
- the COX3 gene encoding cytochrome c oxidase subunit III — MSTHSNHPFHLVDYSPWPLTGAIGAMTTVSGMVKWFHQYDISLFLLGNIITILTVYQWWRDVSREGTYQGLHTYAVTIGLRWGMILFILSEVLFFVSFFWAFFHSSLSPAIELGASWPPLGIISFNPFQIPLLNTAILLASGVTVTWAHHSMMESNHSQTTQGLFFTVLLGVYFTILQAYEYIEAPFTIADSVYGSTFYMATGFHGVHVLIGTTFLLVCLLRHLNNHFSKNHHFGFEAAAWYWHFVDVVWLFLYITIYWWGG; from the coding sequence ATGTCTACACATTCAAATCATCCTTTTCATTTAGTTGATTACAGCCCATGACCTTTAACAGGAGCAATTGGGGCTATAACAACTGTATCAGGTATAGTAAAATGATTTCATCAATATGATATCTCATTATTTTTATTAGGTAATATTATCACTATTTTAACAGTTTATCAATGATGACGAGACGTATCACGAGAAGGTACATACCAAGGACTTCATACTTATGCTGTAACTATCGGATTACGATGAGGAATAATTTTATTTATTTTATCTGAAGTTTTATTTTTTGTTAGTTTTTTTTGAGCTTTTTTTCACAGAAGACTATCTCCAGCAATTGAATTAGGAGCTTCATGACCTCCTTTAGGAATTATTTCATTTAATCCATTTCAAATTCCTTTATTAAATACAGCTATTTTATTAGCTTCAGGAGTAACTGTAACTTGAGCTCACCACAGTATAATAGAAAGAAATCATTCTCAAACTACTCAAGGTTTATTTTTTACTGTATTATTAGGAGTTTATTTTACAATTTTACAAGCTTACGAATATATTGAAGCCCCGTTTACTATTGCTGATTCAGTTTATGGATCAACATTTTATATGGCTACAGGATTTCATGGAGTCCATGTTTTAATTGGAACAACTTTTTTATTAGTATGTTTATTACGACATTTAAATAATCATTTTTCAAAAAACCATCACTTCGGATTTGAAGCAGCTGCATGATACTGACATTTTGTAGATGTAGTTTGATTATTTTTATATATTACAATTTACTGATGAGGAGGTTAA
- the ND3 gene encoding NADH dehydrogenase subunit 3, with the protein MFSIIIIASLILLITTIVMFLASILSKKALIDREKSSPFECGFDPKSSSRLPFSLRFFLITIIFLIFDVEIALILPMIIILKYSNIMIWTITSIIFILILLIGLYHEWNQGMLNWSN; encoded by the coding sequence ATTTTTTCTATTATCATTATTGCTTCATTAATTTTATTAATTACAACTATTGTTATATTTTTAGCTTCAATTTTATCGAAAAAAGCACTTATTGATCGAGAAAAAAGATCTCCTTTTGAATGTGGATTTGACCCAAAATCGTCTTCTCGCCTGCCATTTTCATTACGATTTTTTTTAATTACTATTATTTTTTTAATTTTTGATGTAGAAATCGCTTTAATTCTACCTATAATTATTATCTTAAAATATTCTAATATTATAATTTGAACAATTACTTCAATTATTTTTATTTTAATTTTATTAATTGGATTATACCATGAATGAAATCAAGGTATATTAAATTGATCAAATTAA